In the Mobula birostris isolate sMobBir1 chromosome 25, sMobBir1.hap1, whole genome shotgun sequence genome, agctcattccatactcccaccactctctgagtgaagaagccccccctaatgttccctttaaacttttcccccctcacccttaacccatgtcctctgtttttttttctctgtcaagtttttttttgcaacttCTGTGTATTAGAATGACACTCTGGCTGGATTTCATACAAAAGCCATGAGGCTCTTGCCAAAGATGCAATATGGTAAGAGAACCAGAAGTGTTGCAGCTAGAATGTAGTAGGGTAAATCAAGACGAAAGGGAGCTGGATAATGAGCAGGTGCAACTGATATTGACTACAGCAAGGTAGCATTGTAGAAATGATGGGAATGCATTGCTCCTTACATGTCTTTTGGATATGATGTATGGTTTAGAGAATGTGATTAGCCAAAACCTGACACATACACACGCTGTGTGCAGGGCTGCATAGCTCATACCCATTAAGGTGACAATGGGTAATCGCACAATGCATCCATGAAATCTGGCTGGAAAAGAATAGCCACTTCCCTGCCTGGTGTTCTTTTCATTGCTGGTCTAAACTGAAGCTTTAttgttcaagttcaagtgtatTATCATctcactgtacatatatacaaccaaatgaaacaatgttcctctagaccacagtgcacccacaataaTATATCACACAAAGTGCATAAAACTAAATATTACCACCAATAAGTTAATAAAACATAATTCAAAATGTATGTGAACTGTGACCAGACTCTGTTGCAGACCACAGGGAAATCTTGTGGCTTCACTTGGCCCTAAAAGGTATCATTTAACAAAGCAACAACACTAAGTAACAGTTGCCATGATAGGTAAGTCACCAAGATTAGAAAGGGTTCTTTATGAAATGGGAGCATCCTGGAGATAAGGGTGAACTCAATGAAAAGAGTCTTTCTCAAGAGGACAGGGGTTAAAGAAACTTGGATTTAAGTAACACAATTCCAACTTCAAGATAATATTAAAGACTGTCAGATGAAAATACTGTGGGCATATTTTATATCTTCTGAATAGAAGTGTATGAGATTATGAGAAGCAGTGAAAGAGTTAGACAGTCAGTAtcttttctcagggtggaaatgtctaatgttagagggcattcatttaaggtgggggtaggggataagttcaaaggagatgtgcaggacaaGTTCTTTATTTGCACAGAGAGTTCAATTTAATAGCAgtgaatgtgtacaatatacagtctgaaattcttactcactgcagacatccatgaaacagaagaaaaaccccaaagaatgaatgacaggaaaatgttagaaccccaaagtccccattcccctcccatgCAGAAGCAGCCACAAAGCAGCgaccctctcctcacctgccccagCAAAGGCATCAGTATCCCCATCACCCGGcaggcaagcaatagcaaagcccccaaaggggCCAGGATtgagagtccatcaaaaaccatTGCCCACCCAACGGTTCGACAtgccacagggagagagaggtatcacTCCTGCCACACTGAGAGTGGGATGGGTACCTTGAATGTGCTCTCCTGGGTGGTAATAGAAGCAATGTGATAGAAGTGTTTAAGAAGGGTTGTGTTTAATTAGGTTTTTAATGACGAGGTTTATTAGTTCAGAACAACATCATGAGCCTCTTCCCATATATGCCGTACTGTTTATGATctatgaatggcaaagcagaaccAGTGCTCCTCTGAGAGATAATGAGGTTTTAGGAGGTGGGATATGTGAGGAAGGTAGTGAGTGAGCCCCCTCAGTAAAGGGGGCTAATGAGGAATTGATGGTTGGTCTGTGAAATTTGGAAAAACCTGTCACATTTTGCTTTTATAACATAGCCCATCCAATGTCTGGTGTAAAACGTTTTTAAGCTTAACATTTCAAAGAAACTTAAATTACCCTACAGCAAGATGTTCCGCAGTCTCTTTACCGTCAAGTATTCCTTTTAGGGTACGTACACTAAGCAAAAGAGCACATTTATACTAATTATTATAAAGAGAAAGCACTAGAGTAATTATGATGTAAGTTTTAGAGGTAAGCTTGACAACTACAGACCCCCCCGCTCTTACAGAACAATCACTTACTTCTTCTGCTtagtactgcgcaagcactgccggacggctgttataacgcgcagtcggtgtgaacggcgcgggagttaaattgtaaagtaatcttttttgactagatcccctaaatcgatttgattgagtctatctttaaaaatgttaatgtcagaaatactgcgcaggtctggcggcagaagattcccCAGCCTCTTGTTGATCTTTTTACAAAATAGCCCTATTCATTTTCAGTGGGTTTAATTTTAAACAAAAACCCTTTTACGCATTTGAAAGTGAGCTGAGTCACGTTTGTTCCCACGTTCTCTCCGATGTGTCTTTTCGcgggaaaacaaaaacaaaacacaaaagAAATCAGAAGCCAAGTCAGAATGGGGCGctagcggggtggggggggggcgctcGCTAAATCCCACAGGAAACTGAAGCTGATCGGTCCTTACAAATCATCCGATCTCTGGCCGCCAAGGAAATCTCTCCGTACCACTCCTCCCTTCCATCGGGGAAAAAAATTCTGCTACTTGGCGACTTTAAAAGGGGGTTCTCCAAGGTAACTGGCGGTCAGAGCGGTGGCTGCCGATGGAGCGCTCGCTGGCTGCTAGGCTTTAGCGCGGCGGCAGCGCTGTCACACTGAGCGGCGGTGCTGAAATTGGCAATTAACGGCAATGTGGCCGCTTCTCCTGGCTCTGCTCTGGCCCTCGGCTCATCACTTGGCCAGCTGCCATCGGGGCGCCTGGGAGGGGGCAGGACGGCGGGAGGCTTACTACCTGACGGACGGCCCCTACTGTGCGAAGTGGTCCGCTGCCCCGAGCGTTGCAAAGCAGTTGAGGTTTACCCAGATCAGCGACGGTGCCGAGATGGTTAAATCCATGTTGCAGAGCAACGGCCGGGTCCTGGAGTGCTCTGTCACAGGAGATCAGGTTGCAGTCCGTTCCTTTCTGAACGACTGCACGCTGCGGGCGGCGGACTCCCCCTTAACTGGGCGGATTCTCCTGAACCAGCAGTGGGCGACCGGTAGAGCCGAGTGCCTGAGGCTGCTGCAGCTGAAAAGAGCCGCGAACTTGGGTCATTCCCAAGGAGACGTCGTTCCACGCCGGTTGCCTCGGGAGGCTCGATCCAATGAGGAAGCCGTTCTCCGCAGGAGGAAAAGAGGTTTCACTTATCCCGGGACCCTGTGGTGTGGGGCAGGCAATAATGCTAAGAGCTATGACCATCTGGGTAACTGCACTGAACAAAAATATCTTTATCGTTTTGCCGTTTCATTAAAGCGTCTTAATCCCACCGGGCGCTCAATAGTAGGATTGTTTGGCTGGATTTAAGAGTCTTAAAACCGACACTTCAACGCAAAAGTTTGCAACTACAGACTTGGAGCGATTAAGTGCCGTGCCCCATGTTGCCGGCGTGGAGTAGTTCTGGCCGTAACTCACGTTTAAAACGGAGACACGAGAGaggacagatgctggaatctccagcaacaacctgctggaggaatttaACGAACCGAGAAACAGTCACGGAATTGTCAACGTTTCGGGGTGAAATCCTGATGCCAGATTTTGACCCGAAATATTAACAATTCCTCccccttacacacacacacacacacacacacacacacacacacacacacacacacacacacacacacacacacacacacacacacacacacacacacacacacacacacacacacaccacacctaTGTCGCTTTACCCGCTGAGTTTCCCCCAGCAGATTATTCGTTGCTCCAGATGCTAGTATCTGCCGTCATTTGTGTTGCCAGAACGGAACAGCCTTGGCATAACTACGTGTAAATTCCGTCCGGTTGGAAATTTGTGTTTGAAATCGTAGCTGtgaaacaaaaccagaaaatgGTAGCAAAGCGCAGCAAGTCTGGCTGCACCCGTGGAAGAGGGCAGTGTTCCTGtttgctgcctgtcttgctgtgggtttccagcattttctgcttttggttcacgtttgcagcatctgcagcttcAGAGTGATTGTCGTCGTTGCCGCCTGCTGTTTCCTGATTCCACCGTCAGGTCGGTAACAATTGGGTTCCGTGTCCTccttcagtcccgatgaagggtctcggcctgaaacgtcgactgttcactcttttccacagacgctgcctggcctgctgggttcctccgtcATTCTGTGTGTGGTGCTTTGGATTTAATCGTGCTTGGGGGTTCAGCCGTGTGGCGGGATTTTACTGActgctcttttctctctctgtctctctctgtctctctctccccccccccccctctccctctctccctctctcaggcCAGTTTTCTGAGACGGACAAGTGCTGCCGGGACCATGACCACTGTTCTCACGTGATATACCCTTTCTCTTATTCCTACGGTCACAGGAACTTCAGGCTGCACACCATGAGCCATTGTGACTGCGATACTGAGTAAGTACGTAGTGCCATTTGACCCTTACCGTTCTTCTGAAGGGTGTTACCTGGGGAGAGAACTTAATGGGAAAGTGGAGAAAGATTGCAACCATAATTGGGATGTTACAGTGGGGACGGGAGTCAGTAATGTAAGAGGGAAAATGAACACTGTAAGGAAGCATGTTAAATTTGTTGATGTCTATTTgccttccctcccctctctcactctccaaaTGGCTTCTCCACGTAGGTTAAAGAAGTGCTTGAGAAGAGTCAATGACACATCATCCCGGATTGTAGGTCAGGCCTTCTTCAATGTGTTAGAGGTACCTTGCTTTGACTTGGCCTACAAGGAGCAGTGTGTGGAACGGTATTGGTATGGCTGGTGAGTTCACGTTTAATGATGACACTAAGTGAAGCTGTGGAGGTTACTCGTTAGAAATTACTGTTATGAGCCTTCTCCCAGCAGAAGCATTCCTCCCAGCTGCATCAGGAGCCTTCAAAGCCAAAAAATGTGCTTCACAGAGGTGGAGACTGCTCGGAAGAGCAGCACAGAAAACAACtgtgagggaggaaaccaggccacaggaaagatgtactcCCCTCTGCCCTTTCTAGTGTTTTtagcattttatttttaaaatttctgattTTCACACCCCAGTGTATCTTTGCTTTGTCAGAGACAAATATTCCTTTAAAACAGGGATGGGGAGGAATTGCTTCAGCTAgaggggggtgaatctgtggtattcattgcctTAGATGGGTGTGGAAGCCAGGTCAATGGATGTGTTTAAAGCAGTTCTTAATTAGCAagagtgtcaaaagttacagggagaaggcaggggaatggggttgagagggatagtaaatcagccatgatggaatggtggagcagacttgatgggttaaatggcctaattctgctcctatgtcttatgatcttatggcacAAGAGCCCTTCATTTGATAAGTGGTTTTTGTAAATAAAGATAATTAAATCATGAAGGCAGATTTCTGCTATACGGTATGTATATCCTAATTATCACCCTAAACATGCAAACACGCTAAAGAATTTGTCCCACGTTGAAACAGAGGAATTCTCCTCAAAGTGTGAATTTATTTGTTCGACATGAATTTACATCCTTAAGACTCTCTGGTGAATGTAAGTCATTTGTAAATAGCTTCATTTATGTTGACGTATAATAAACCAGGTCACACATTCAAAATGCAGTTAAAACTGGGATGGAACGACAAGTCACCAGGGAACAAGGGATTAAGGATCAGTTGGGATAATGGATAAGGTAGATATACATTCATGTGTCACTCACTTCCCTTTCTGTGCACCTCAAGGTTTTTGATATCCAATGAAATAAGTTTTGATTGTAGTCATTGTCGCAGTGTAAGGACTGTGGCTGATAATGACAGCACGCTCCTACAAAGAGCATTATGACCATGTGCTCTGCAATACAATCATATGGACTTAATGGGTCTGACAATGGAGGAATCCATTTTTACTCCTTAAGTCTATATCGGTTCTATAGCAGATCAATCCAACTAGCCTCATTGCCTCTGTTTCTCCACAGCCAGAGACTTGCATTTCTTTTCCTTTCCCTTTTTGAACTCCTTGACTATATTTGCCTTCGCTACTCTCCACAGCAGTGCAATCAAGATCCAAACAACCATTGCCTaagaaacacaagaaagtctggcagatgctgaaaatccaaaacaacctgctggaggaactctgcaggtcaggcagcatctatggaaatgaacagatagttgacattttgggccaagacctcccttcaggactgagaaggaagggggaacgtgccagaataaaaagatcggcggggggggggggggaggagactagctggaaggtgataggtgaagccaggtgggtggggaaggtcaagggctggagaagaaagaatctggtaggagaggagggtggaccagaagagaaagggaaggagaagaggatccagggggaagtaataggcaggtgaaaagaagtaaaaggtcagagtggggaatagaggaagggtaAGAAAGACCGTCTTCATTTCACTTGACCCCATAGGAATGATGTTTCATTTTGTTGTATACATGTAGTTGGTATAAAAAACAGAGGTAGAGGAGTTCAACAGATAGGTAATAATTGAACcttggaggggtgagggatgatgAGCAGAAGGAGTCAGGTGGATGAAGGGGAAGGGTAGAGCTGGGGGATGGAGGCAGGTAGGCGATGGATGGAAACAGACAAGGCTGAATGaccttgaacttgaatttgaacctcAACTTTTGGAacctttacctatcaccttcatTCTATGACTGTCTACCATCGCAAAGTTTTCCGTGATGTTGATGTTAGTTTGGAtggttcccttctcctcttcaaagACCCCAGTTTAACGTTTCATCAAAAAACAAAGTTATTGAATGTATTGCATGCTAGTCTGGATTTTTGTACACATACAAAGAGAGGGACATGAACACACCACATTTTGATACAGTGTGACTTCTAATATTCAAGTTATAGCTTATGAGAGGATCAGCTGCAGTTATATTGAATGGAGAGAAGGTTGAAAGTGATGGTATGACTGATTGCTGTTCCTACATCTTCCCTTATTCACATcaaattaatttttttaatgAAAGCAAAGTAAGTTTCTTATCATTATTACACATCTACAATGCTTAAGGAAACTATATGCCCATATCATTTATTCTCCAATTTCACATAATTCTGACTTCCCTGTGTTCCCTCTCCCTTCCAATCCATCTACATTCCTTCTATTTTCATTTCCTGTCTCATACAACCTCTCCAGTACCATCCATTTTTTGTCCTCTTCCCCCCTCCTCAGTTCCATCCACCTATTCATCCACTGATAGACTCCCCTACTGCCCTGTCTGGTTACCTCTCTCTAAATGGTTGCGATGAGGACCTCCTAACATATCAGATTCCAGGATTTGTAGCCTATCTTCTTCCATTGCATCTCTCCAccttcaccttcccctcccccacatggGTCCACCTGCCCTTTTTCCTTGTCTGCTTCCATCCATCGCCTACCTGCCTCCGTCCCCCAGCTCCACCCTTCCCCTTCATCCACTTGGATCCTTCTGCTCATCAGCCCTCACCCCTCCAAGGTTCAACTATTAATCATCTGTTgaacccctctccctctcttccttaCACCAACTATCATTCCTCTCCATTCTTagtccacaagaccataagatataagagcagagtccacttccctctcagccccattctgctgccttctccccataatccttcatgccctgaccaatcaagaacttattaacctctgcaaacacccaatgacctggcctccgcagccacctgtgtcaatgaattccacagactcaccactctctggctgaagaaattcctcctcctctccattctaagtggacgtccctctatcctgaggttaagactcccccaccataggaaacatcctctagtCCTGGCGCAGGGTCTCAACTTGAAGCATGGACAATTCCTTTTCctgtgtagatgctgcctgatctgctgaattcatccagcagCTTTTGTATTTGCCTGCAGATTCCAGTACTTgtggtctcttgtgtctctgttgATTTAGTGGTTACTTTGTAAAATCTTGTGTAGAGGTTAACTTTGAAATCCCCATTGTTGCTGGTCAAACATGATCAAACAGAGTTTCAGAATTAATGTCTACATAATAAATAAGCGGAAGAAACATGGTTCATTTAGACCTTTGCAAAGTAATATGACACTTtattaattcagaatcagaaccaggtttattatcattgacaaaaTGAAGTGCAAAAGACGAGTGATGAGATAGTGTTCAGAGGTTCATGGGCAGGTCAGAACTCTGTTGGATTTGGGGAAGAACTGTTTTTAAAACATTGAGTTTGGGTCTTCAACTAAATCACCAATCCTAGTGAGTGGCTACAGACAGAAGAACTTTCTCAAATGTTACATCCTAGTAGATTAATTTTTCAGCTAACAATTTTCAAATGTTTGGTTCAGATGTTGATTAAATTATCTAGCGTGGCAATGCCATACAAGATTTCTTTATAACGAATACAACCATTTGGGTGTAAGGAGGGTTTTAATTGTTTCCATTCATGTTTGAAAGGTGCAAGAGGTACGATCATATTCTTGTTGCTGTACCTAGAAAGTCTGTGCTGTTTGATTAcggaggagatctgatagataaGCCAACAATGGAGCCGAAATCCAATTCCTTTTTCCCAGCAACCTTGCCTTGGACGAGCAGCGGTCCATCAGTTACAGCCACTCCAGGCGCCGCTAAACCAGAAGCTACAAGTCAACAATCAACCCTCGGCCAAGTACTCAATGCGGCAGAAGACCTCCTTAAAGTCATGGCAACTGTCACTCAGAGCTCAGTCCACAGCAATGTGCCTGGGACTGCAAGCAGTTCTGCAAATGAGAAGACTGACATTTTGTTGGACAAAGCCaagcagaagaagaagaaaagaaggaaaggcaaaaagagaagaaaggggaaagggaagaagaagaaCCGTAAAGGGAAACTTGGTCACAAAGGCAGCAAGGCAACAAATGCTATTGAAAAGAAAATTCAGAACAAGGAATATTTCATTGAGATTGAGAAGACAGGAAGCAGTAATGAACTTGACCGACATCTATTTGATAATTCTTTGGATTCAATGATAAGTAGAGATATATTTAATAACATGATGAATGATGAATCCCACAGAGTAGATAGCTACACACAACTGCACAAGACATCTACTGAGACAGTGCCCAAACCTAATCAGAGATTTCAGCATCACAGAATGGAAGATGATACTCCTCTCTCGGTGACACAGAATCCTTCAGCTGAATTCTATAGAGAAAATCTGACTGCCAAATTATCACACGAGCCAGTTGATGGGCATCAGTCCTACACAGAAGGAACATTCACCTTGGCGCCTACTGAACAAAACCCCAATTCCCACTCCTTCAAAAAAGAAATTTCTGTTTTAACAGTGATTACACCTCGACAAGAGGAGACAACAACTCCATCAGTTACCCACACAGTGCCCAGACAGGTGGCAATAAATTCTACGTTGAAACCAAACCACTTAGTTCCCCCAATTGGCAATGTAATCAAGAAACCACGGCGTAAAAAGGGCAGGAGAAGACACAATTTAAAATCTCGGCAAAACGGAAAGATGACTATACCAACAGCACCTAGCAAGGTTATTGGTGGAGATGTTGAAACGTAGTGTTGCAGAAAAATTCCCATTGACCTCATAACAGTGTATGTATATACCAAATCAAAATTGTACTGTAATGCATTAACATTTTGCAAATGGTGAAATAATGCATGACTTTACAGCTGATTAGTGGACAACACAGAGATAGACTAGAAATATACAGTACACAGATATTCCTTGTGATAAGTTTTGATTCTTTATTGCTTTACATTTGTACAGATGGACTTAACTGCATCATAGAAAGGAACCTTTATAAAATTTAATAAATTTAACACCTTTTAATCATCTTGCTGTGCACATTTACTTTAAGCTTACTTGTATATATCAAGCTGCCATGTTCTATTGAGCTAAATTTGCATATTTATCATAATTCACCCTTTTCCCGACAAGGCAATTTCAACAAGTGGCACCATTGGCCAGAGTAAAGTTTATAAAGGTAGCGTTTAATTATGAATGATACAGCTTGTTTGAAATGTCTTGTATGTAGATAGATTGATTAGTTGTAGGAGCAGTAATTTACAGTCACTGCCACTTCCTCTTTCAATACAtactaaaataaaaataacagaacatggattacaacacaggaacaggccattcagaacAAAATCCAATCAAGAACACCCAAACGCTAATCCTTTCTACCTTCACCATGTCCATATCAAATCAATCATTTGATTCCCCTGGTTGTTTCAAAAAACATTTATCCTAGAAATGATAAAGCACTTCTATAATCAAGAGATCATCTCATAACCTTAAACCTTCTGAGCATCATCATTACAACCTTTCTGGAATAGAACCATTTTGAACTGTTGGGTCCACATATACCAAAGTGTTTTTGATAATTTATTTTGTTGATCTGTTCTGAAATGCTTCCAACACTTGAGACTGGGCTTTTAATGACCTTACAGAACATGACACACCCATACTTAAAATGTATGTCTAACCACAGAAAGGGGTTGGTGGAGTCAGTCTGTGTCCTTGCTTACTGTTTGAAGCACATCTCAGTGTAATAATTTATGAGAGGAAACATGCTGGGGAATGCTCTGTGAAGGCAGGATTGGACTCATCAACAATGAAGCTGCAGCCCAATCTGCTAGAAATACTGAGTGCCACATAATGAGTTGCTGTGGGTGAATTACAGA is a window encoding:
- the proca1 gene encoding uncharacterized protein proca1, producing MWPLLLALLWPSAHHLASCHRGAWEGAGRREAYYLTDGPYCAKWSAAPSVAKQLRFTQISDGAEMVKSMLQSNGRVLECSVTGDQVAVRSFLNDCTLRAADSPLTGRILLNQQWATGRAECLRLLQLKRAANLGHSQGDVVPRRLPREARSNEEAVLRRRKRGFTYPGTLWCGAGNNAKSYDHLGQFSETDKCCRDHDHCSHVIYPFSYSYGHRNFRLHTMSHCDCDTELKKCLRRVNDTSSRIVGQAFFNVLEVPCFDLAYKEQCVERYWYGWCKRYDHILVAVPRKSVLFDYGGDLIDKPTMEPKSNSFFPATLPWTSSGPSVTATPGAAKPEATSQQSTLGQVLNAAEDLLKVMATVTQSSVHSNVPGTASSSANEKTDILLDKAKQKKKKRRKGKKRRKGKGKKKNRKGKLGHKGSKATNAIEKKIQNKEYFIEIEKTGSSNELDRHLFDNSLDSMISRDIFNNMMNDESHRVDSYTQLHKTSTETVPKPNQRFQHHRMEDDTPLSVTQNPSAEFYRENLTAKLSHEPVDGHQSYTEGTFTLAPTEQNPNSHSFKKEISVLTVITPRQEETTTPSVTHTVPRQVAINSTLKPNHLVPPIGNVIKKPRRKKGRRRHNLKSRQNGKMTIPTAPSKVIGGDVET